The segment AATATTCCTGGGGTTGCAGGTTTAATTCTATAGCAGAAGCCATGATGGTCCACAGTCACCCGTTTGTGTGTGACACGGCCTCATCTGGGCAGGCTGACTGGTTTAAAGGAATCAGTCAGAAGCGCTCAAGGCTCCTCTGCGGTCACCGCCCTCTCCAGCACAAAGGCATTTCTTTTCCCAAGTTAGCGTTTCTCATTTGTACAACCCCTTCATTTGTTGCGTGGCAAGAAATAAAGCTCTCCGGTTGCGTTTTACGTGGACAGCCGGTGGAGCTGGGTCCTGCCCGGGCCggcggccgcccccgccgcctcccgcctCCCGGCCCGCACGGGGACTGGCGGGAGAGAACCGCCCGGCGGCCGCTCGGCGCGCCCCGAGCGCGTTCCTGACCCGTTCCCTGCGCTCTTCGTTCAGCGGCTGAAAGCTGCTCCTTCCTTGGGAGCAGAATCAGCCAACACAACCTGTCCCAAccgctttttcctttgctttccaaaCCCTGTACAAAGCACTGATGAAAAGTggatttccttcctttttcctgagTGGCTGTGCTACGAGGAATGTCAGTCTGAGGTCTTGGCGGTCTTGTCTATGTACTTTTTTGGGGCTATGTTCAGGCTTTAAACATCACAATGAACTGAGCTGTGCTTTCTGACAGAAAGCAGAAGGGCTACGTCTGGGGAAATAAAAGCTGCATGGAAAGCCAGATGAAAGTACACAAATATCTGGAGATGTAGCGAGTCTGCCCTTCAGCTttaatttgcttaaaaaatgaATCTTGCTTCTGACAGTCACCTACTTCAGATATTAATCAAACCAACCTAGTCTGCTTGCTTTCTGCACGAGCACTCAGAGCACGCAGAGCACTCTGCCTTCTCCCTGCATCACAAAGTCACATTGCACCCTGTGCAGCCTGGAGCCGGAGCCGCGCTCTGCGGGGCTCCAGCGCCCGCGCTCGCCGGCTGGGCCGGGGCCGCGCAGCGCGCTGGTGAGAGCGGGGAGTCCGGCGCCTGGCCGAGCCTGCGCTCCCCGTTTGGTGCCATCGGACACAAGTTTTGTCACGTCCCGTCCCATCCGCGACCCCCAGTTTGGGCTTTTATCCAGCACTGCGAGAACAATTCATCTCCACATTCTTTTATCCATCTCCCCCCGCAAATTTATCTTTAAGCTTTCGCAAAAATGTTATTGACATCAGTACAAAGAAACCGTGGCATACAAACAGAGACAAAGCACCTGCCAAGGTCCCTTCTGGTCCCGCTTGTGCGAGGACGCCAGGTTCCGCTCGTTGTTTCGCAGGTCGCTCTGTTCTGCGCCGTTTCACGGCTGTACAGCCCAAATCCACgcattttcatttctgcagtgaCTCGGTGTTGGCTAAATAGGAACATCCCATGCTTGAGGATATTATCTGTGTGCGGTAAACTGCAAAGGAGAGGAGGGCGAAGGACTGGTAATCTTCAAAATACTATTGCAACTGTGAAGTTCTCAGAAACGTCCCGGCTGGAATTTCCCACACTTGCAAGCATGTCGGGTCTGACCACACAGCCCAGACCAACCCAGACTGCGAGGCTTGTtttccagctccagagctgccGTTCCTTGCCGCAGCTTTTAACTTTCCCACTTCCTGGGTAGTCACTGGGTTACAGCTCAGAGCTGGTAACAGTTCAAAACCCGCGGCGTGGCTGCCGATGGTGGATGGTGGATGGTCGGGGGTGGGCGCGCGGGCGGCTGCGGCAGCGAGCGCGCGGCCGCCGGGAGGAGCCGCTCCGCAGGCTCTGCCTGGGCTCCGAGGCGGACGGTGCGGTGGGGAGGTGGCCCCCCCGCTGCAGGTCCTTCATTGGCTGCTCTGGTCAGGCTTGACCTTGGTTGATGCTTTTCGTGCACGTCCCGATCAGCGCCGCCTTCCCGCCTCACCCCGCGGCCGCTGCGGCTCCGCAGCGGCAGAACCGTCTCAGAGGTGCGAGACGAAGCGGATGCGCTGGGAGTACGCCAGGTCCGCCACGTAGAGCAGCAGGTTGACGTAGGTGAAGATGGCGACCACCAGCTGGCTGTCCCAGGGGCACTTGCCCTTGGCGCAGGCGCCGGGGCGCCGCGGGGAGCCGTACTTGCTGTCGAAGCAGAAGACCGGCCAGATGACGGCGGCACTGACGTACAGCAGCACGGCCCCGAGGGTGTAGACCACCACCGAGCGCTCGAAGGGGAACCACGGCAAGGCCGTCCTACCTGTGACGCTGAaggccaccaccaccaccgtCACCACGAAGCAGAAGCTGTAGACGGCCACGCACCACTGCGTCGCCACGTGCTTGCTGTACTGGCTGTCGTTTACCAGCGCCCCAAAGATGATGCAGGCCACAAACGCCTGCACGATTTTCAGGAGCCCGGAGACGGTGGCCATGTAGCTGGTGACTTGTCCCGGTTTCGCCCTGGTGAAGAACACCTCGGCGGCATACGCGGTGAACAGGAGCCCCGCGAAGACACTGGCCGCGATGCGGAAGTCTCTCACCTCACAGCCGATGGGGTAACAGCCCAGCTGGACGAAGTAGAGCGGGTAGATCACCGCGGCCGTGACGGACATGAGCGTGGCAAGCATGGCAAAAGCGGCCGTGAAGTTTCCCCAGGAAATGCTCAGGCAGCTGTGCAGGTGCGTGAATTCGCAGGTGATGATGAAGACAGTGATGGCGAAGCAGAAGGTCCAGACGAACATGCAGAAAGTGCCGTACGCCGCGCTGAATCCCCCCTGGTGAGCAACCAGGCTGAACGTGGTGCATCCAAACGTCATCTGCAGCAAACGAGCGATTCCCACAGGGGACGTCACGGCAGCCGTGTTCAGATACGGCCCTCCCGTGCTCTCCATCATCCTCCCAGTCCCGCAGACAATGCCCTTCAGGACCCCCCAGATGCCCTTTCAGGGTCCTGCTCCTTTGTCCGAGCCACTGCCGGTACCGGCCTGGCGGAGCGGCAGCCGAGTCCCCGCcgccctctgctgctgccgggaGCTGCCGCGCGAGATGCTGCGTGTGCGTCCTGGCAGCTTcggctgctgcagggagggacGGCTGCTCTGCCCGCGGCGCTGCGATCGGCTCCGCTGCGATCGGCTCCGCTGCCGCGGGTCTCGGACCTGCCCCGCGCCTGCTCCCTCCGCTGTCTCCGTTCCCCCACAGTGGCCGACGGGATCACTTTCTCCCCGGAGGGTGACATTTATACCATTTTAGCTCTGCAGCTGTGGCTCTCTGCTGCGCTGTTTGCAGGCACCTCGGTGTATAAATAGGGGCTATATTAATAGTTCTGGAATGAGTCCTGCCCCCCTCAACTGCCATGAGCTGCTGTTATTTAACACTGAAACTGCGAGCTCCGTCAGAGGCTCCCGATTATCATCCTGCCGTTCCCCTGACGCGTTCGGGTCACCGAACCCGCCGCTGTCCCACGGACGCTGGGCCGTGGCGGGAGCTGCGCCCCGGAGCCCCAGCCCAGCGCGGGGGCACGAGCCCCGTGAAGGGGTTTGGCCGGGGCTGCGGTAAACGCTGACTCACCGCTGCGCGTGAGGCGTTCACCTGCCGGCTctgagcagcagccagagcaccAGGCTGTGGGCTCCCAGCGCTGCACCTCGCTGCCCCATGAACTCCTCCCGTCTCTGTTTTACTTACACAGGACCAGTTATTCTTGTATCTCTGAATGCTGAAACCAAATAAAAttgtaaaaaccaaaacaaaatgataaaacaacaaccaaacaaaaaacctgcttTGATATTCTTAGCTCTGTTTTGGAACAGAGATCTCACTCTGCAGTGTCAaaccctcctcctgctccatcaGGGCTTGCCGCAGTAGCCATTTCTGGCATACATTTCCCAGACTTGGCCTCAACCCAAAAGTCTCTTCATTCTAATTCTAAAAGCCCCTGAAAAGAATTCTGATGTAGTTTCAgaatggggaaaagaaaaaacacaacacagtaGAAAAGTTCCTTGCTCAGCTCAGCACCGCTGGCTCCGCACCCACCGGCCAGCATGGCACCCACTGGCACGGACGCGGGGCCGTCCCAGTACGGATGTGGGGCCGTCCCAGACACGACACAGGGCTGTCCTGGAGCTCAGCACCACTGCAGGGACCCAGCCTGACCATGGCCAGCCCAGAGCCTTAAAACCCTTCAAATGGTTCAAGATCATCATCAGCTGTGCTGACAGGGTCTGTAACTGGGAGTTGTCATCAAGCCTCATGCTCGGTAACAACAGTAATTGCTTAATAtcattatttcttattcctaTATTAATGTAATTATGTGACACCTACCAATGAATTGCCACGAGACACCAGATACTCTAAAGAAGAGCTGACGAGAGCACTTTATCCTGCACAACTGCTCTGCCAGCTGGATCACGACACTAAtctcagattttaaaagaaacagcagcaaagtTGCACCTGGCAGGGATTGTTTCTGACCTGGAGTCACCACTGGTGTGACCTGTGCTGCAGGCGCGCGCGGTTGTACCCACGAGCGGCGGCACTGACGGCTGAGCAGCCGGGCCCGGGGACCGGGCGGGAGCCGTTTggagcagtgctgctgctgaaagccGCTTGGGCTGCAGCTGAGGCTTAAGATGAGAGACAAACGGAGACACACGCGGGTGACAGCAGGGATGCTGACGGGAAAAACCAAAGGccacagcagcccagcagctcacGGTCAGCATCTGGGAACCAGGGATAACTTTATGGGATTATTCACATGACAACAGTACACATTTTGTGGATGTTACGGCAAAATTATACCTACCCTCAGCTTTGTCACCATCTGGTAACCTCACTGTCTCTTGCACAAGAACCCCTCCCACTTTCCTTAACAAAGCCTCTGGCCTGAATGAACAAAACATGCATTCATTTGGGGTGGAAGTTGAACAATTAACATCACAACAACCAGGAAATGCAGCCAGAGCCAAGAAGCGCaggtgaagtgaagtgaagtgctCTCACCCGGGTCCTGCCCTTCCTGGCTCGGGCGCTGACCCCTCAGCGCCGGCAAACTGCAGGCTGCCCGGCTGGGCGCCGCGGTCCGGCCCGCGGGGCGCGATGTGGCCGCGGCTGCCGGGCTCTCGCCGCCCCGGCTGGGGACGCTGCTGTCCCCGTGCGGCCTCGGCCGCGCTCTGTGGCACCTAAACCAGCTGAAATCACAGGCGTCGCGTTTCTTCTCGAGCAGCGGACGGAGGCAGCGGCTCTGCGCTCCCGGCTGCTGGCGGGCCCCGTGCCCGGTCTGGACCTGTTCGCATACAGATCTATACGTCCTGCTCTCGGCTTGTGACTTCTTGGTTGCATCTGAATTCCGTTCACTCATGTGATGCTTTTGGAGACGTGTCTGTCTCAGGGAGGAAGCTTCTCCTCCAGTCACAAGATCTGAGAGTACAAACACATGGTGCTGTATTTTCCAGCCTTGCCCTATTTTGAAAGCGCATGGAATTTTTCTAGAATCAGGCCCTAATTTTCTGTGGCCTACACGTTGTGTAACCACACAAGCACAAGCAAAGTCGGTACCAAGAACTGGTGCAGAATGGATGTAAATCCAGCCCCCGTGCAGGTTTGTGTGCTCGGCCGTGCAGAGTGGGTGTAAATCCAGCCCCCGTGCAGGTTTGTGTGCTCGGCCGTGCAGAGTGGGTGTAAATCCAGCCCCCGTGCAGGTTTGTGTGCTCGGCCGTGCAGAGTGGGTGTAAATCCAGCCCCCGTGCAGGTTTGTGTGCTCGGCCGTGCAGAGTGGGTGTAAATCCAGCCCCCGTGCAGGTTTGTGTGCACCGGCCGCCACCGAAGCTTCCCTGCAGCTGCCCCGAAGGACCGAACGGCCGCCGGCTCCGCAGCCACATCCCggccctccctgctcccctcccaTCGCCACCAAAGGGGCTTCTCCGTGTTCTGGGGTGGGTGTGTTCACAAACGACTACAAGAACAGAAATATGTTGGCACTTGTCTTGTTCTCT is part of the Columba livia isolate bColLiv1 breed racing homer chromosome 18, bColLiv1.pat.W.v2, whole genome shotgun sequence genome and harbors:
- the MYADML2 gene encoding myeloid-associated differentiation marker-like protein 2, with amino-acid sequence MMESTGGPYLNTAAVTSPVGIARLLQMTFGCTTFSLVAHQGGFSAAYGTFCMFVWTFCFAITVFIITCEFTHLHSCLSISWGNFTAAFAMLATLMSVTAAVIYPLYFVQLGCYPIGCEVRDFRIAASVFAGLLFTAYAAEVFFTRAKPGQVTSYMATVSGLLKIVQAFVACIIFGALVNDSQYSKHVATQWCVAVYSFCFVVTVVVVAFSVTGRTALPWFPFERSVVVYTLGAVLLYVSAAVIWPVFCFDSKYGSPRRPGACAKGKCPWDSQLVVAIFTYVNLLLYVADLAYSQRIRFVSHL